The genomic stretch GTCCGGGTGCTGCCGCGACATCGGTTGCTGGCGTCGGAGGCGGAGCTGGGCCTGGTCGCCGCGCCCTGAGAGCAGGACCGGCCGCACTCCGCGATCGCCCCGGTGAGCACGGTCACGAGTGCGGTCGGTCGGCCGCACGATCCGGATAATTCTCCGCTAACCTCCGTTGCGCCCTTCCGTACCTCACGACGACCGGAGAACGCGCAATGACAATCGAGACGCGGCCCCTCGGCCGTGGTCGCATCGATCAGTACTTCGGCGTCACCGAGAACGGATCGAACTACCGCCGCGAGATCATGGCGGGCACGGTGACGTTCCTGGCGATGTCCTACATCCTGGCCGTCAACCCGAGCATTCTCGGCGACGAGGGCGCGCTGGGCGAGCAGGGCATCCCGATGCAAGCGGTGTTCACCGCGACCGCGGTGGCAGCGGTGTTCGGCACGTTGGTGATGGGCCTGTGGGCCAGGTATCCGATCGCGCTGGCGCCCGGCATGGGCCTGAACGCGTTCTTCGCGTTCTCGGTGGTGCTGGGGATGGGCATCCCCTGGCAGGTCGCGCTGTCGGGCACGTTCCTGTCCGGTGTGATCTTCTTCGTGCTCGCCGTCACCAAGGTGCGCGAGCGGATTCTCGACGCGATCCCGCTACAGCTCAAGCTCGCCGTCGGCGCGGGGATCGGCCTGTTCGTGGCGTTCCTCGGGTTCAAGAACGCCGGGATCGTCGTGGCGAGCGAGGCCACCTTCGTGAAGCTGGGGGATTTCACCGAGCCCCGGACCCTGCTGGCCCTGTTCGGGCTGCTCGTGACGGTGGTCTTCCTGGTCAAAGGCTGGCACGGCGCGGTTCTCTACGGCATCGTGCTCACCGCCCTGCTGGGTGTCCTCACCGGTCAGGTGGATCTGCCCGGCGGGGTGTTCGCGTTGCCGCGCGGGCTGGAGGAAACCTTCGGTCAGGCGATCATCCATCTGCCCGACGCTTTCACCGGACAGATGGCGATCGTCATTCTGACCATGCTGTTCGTCGACTTCTTCGACGCCTCGGGCACCCTGATCGGCGTCGCCAAGCAGGCCGGGCTGCTGACGCCGGAGGGCAGGCTGCCGCGTG from Nocardia higoensis encodes the following:
- a CDS encoding NCS2 family permease, with amino-acid sequence MTIETRPLGRGRIDQYFGVTENGSNYRREIMAGTVTFLAMSYILAVNPSILGDEGALGEQGIPMQAVFTATAVAAVFGTLVMGLWARYPIALAPGMGLNAFFAFSVVLGMGIPWQVALSGTFLSGVIFFVLAVTKVRERILDAIPLQLKLAVGAGIGLFVAFLGFKNAGIVVASEATFVKLGDFTEPRTLLALFGLLVTVVFLVKGWHGAVLYGIVLTALLGVLTGQVDLPGGVFALPRGLEETFGQAIIHLPDAFTGQMAIVILTMLFVDFFDASGTLIGVAKQAGLLTPEGRLPRAMQAFAADSVGTAAGAVIGTSTTTAYVESTAGVSAGGRTGLSAVTTAGWFLAAMFCYPVFSVVAAAGEVTAPALIVVGVLMARALGEIEWNEFEYSIPAFITIVIMPLTYSIANGLALGMIFYPIVMTARGRFREVHPVMWGLLAVFLGYFFFLAE